The following nucleotide sequence is from Tardiphaga sp. 709.
GAAGCATTGGCGCGCTGGCATGATCCCGTATTGGGCGATGTGTCACCGGCGAAGTTCATTCCGCTCGCGGAGGAATGCGGGCTCATCGAGCAGATCGGTGTCTGGTCGCTGCGCGAGGCGTGCAGGCAGATTGCGGCGTGGCAAAAGGCAGGGCTCGATGTGCCTTGCGTCTCGGTCAACCTGTCGCCGATCAATTTTCTGAATCCGGGATTGCCGGCGTTGATTTCCGACATCATCGCGGAAAACGGGCTGGCGCCGAACAGGCTGATGCTCGAAGTCACCGAGGGCGCGGTGATGAGCGAACATACGACCGCGATCGAGATCATGAAGCAGATCCGCGCGGCCGGCATCGGCTTGTCGATGGATGATTTCGGCACGGGTTATTCGAGCTTGAGCCGTCTGGCGCATTTGCCGGTGCGCGAGCTGAAGATCGATCGCAGCTTCATGCGCGGTATCGAGACCGAGGTCTGTGCTCTGGCGATCACCACCGCCATCGTGTGCGTCGGGCAGAGTCTCAACATGACGGTCGTGGCCGAAGGCGTCGAGACCGAAGAGCAGCGCAGGATTCTCGCCGGGCTGGGCTGTGACGTCATTCAGGGTTTCCTGTATTCGCCCGCATTGTCCGCATTCGATTTCGAAGCCTGGCTGGTGGCCCGCCATGCCGAACGCTGGGCGGCGCTGGTCGACGAGCGCCGGGCCGATGCTTCGCAAGAGGACATACGGCCGGGTGCGCTTGCGGTCATGTAATCTCGATAAGTTGACGACCGTCGTTAACGCGTTGTTAACGACATCCGGTTTTCCGGCCCCTCGAGATGAGGTCGAACGAACTTCTTAGCTACTGGAGTTCAAATACAGTCGTACCTGCGAATGACATTGCCGTTGTAACGAAGACAGCCGCCATCGTGCTCACGCGGCTCCCGTGATCGAAGGTTGTTTCATGCCTACAAGCCCTGTCGGCCAGCCCAGTGAAGCTGCAAAGGCGCTGTTCTCGGCGTTCGAACAGGCAGTCGATCCTGTCGTTATCACGGGCGTCGACAATCAGATCCGGCACTTCAATGCCGCGGCCGAGCGCATGTGGGGATATCACCGCGACGAAGTGGTCGGCCGGCAGATCAGCGTCCTCGTGCCGCCCGACGTGCGCGAACATCTCGATGGAGCGATCGCGGCAAAGTCTGCCATGGATCCCCGGACTGCGGTCAAGGGCCGCCGCGAGTTCAGGCTCAGCCGCAAGGACGGGAGCGAGGCCTGGGGCGCGTTCTCGATCTCCCGCGTCGATTATGCCGGCAAGACGCTCTACATCAACTTCATCCGCGACGTGACGGACGATGTCCGCGACCGCGAGCAAAATACGCTGATGGCACTCGTTGCCGAAAAGACCGACCGTGTCGTGATGGTCTCCAAGCGCGACATGACCATCGTCTATGTCAACGACGCTTTTACGGAGCTGTTCGGATACACCCTCGCGGAAGCGATGGGCAAACACCCCCGGGATCTGCTGACCGGAGAATATACCGACAACGAAACGCTGGAGCGGTTTCACGCGCAGATCGATGCCGAAGGACACGGGCAAGAGGATATCCTTGTCTACGACAAGGACGGTCACGAGATCTGGATCTCAAGCACGGTCAACGCAGGCCGCAATGAAGCCGGTGAGGTCGAGCACCTCGTCGCGGTGCTCGCCGACATCACCGAGAGCAAACAGATCAATTCGCTGCAGCATCATGTGCTGGAGAATCTCGCCAATGACATGCCGGTCGTGGATGTGATCGGCGATCTCTGCCACCGCGTCGAAGCCATCGCGCCTGATATCGTCTCGTCGGTGCTGCATGTGGACGCGGACGGTCGGCTCCATCCACTCGGCGGCCCCAGTCTTCCGCCGGCCTTCGCGCCCATTATTGACGGTATTGCCATCGGTCCCGATGTCGGGTCCTGCGGCGCTGCGGCCTTTCTCGGCCACGCGGTGCTGGCCACCGATATCGCCACCGATCCGCGGTGGCTGCCCTATAATACGCTGCCACTGGAAGCCGGCTTGCGCGCCTGCTGGTCGACGCCGATCAAGGCGCGGGATGGTCGCGTCATCGGTGCCTTTGCCTTCTATTTCCATGAAATGCGCGGCCCGACGCGCTGGCACCAGACTATCGTCGACGCCTGTGTGCATCTGTGCGCACTGGCCATTGAACGGCACGAGGCCCGCAGCGAAATCGCGCGTCTGGCCTATTTCGATGCGCTGACCGGCCTGCCGAACCGCGCGCAACTGCGCCAGATCCTGACGGGGCTGATCGACAAGAGCAAACCACGGGACCGCATTGCCGTGATGTTCCTCGATATCGATCACTTCAAGGACGTCAACGACACGCTCGGTCATTCCATCGGCGATGAGTTGCTGGTCACGGTCACGCAACGACTGTGCAGGCAGATCCGGCCGGCCGATACGCTGAGCCGGCAGGGCGGCGACGAATTCGTTATTGTGCTGCCGAATTGCGATGTTGAAGGCGCCGCCTTGATCGCTAGCCGCCTGCTCGAGACGCTGCTGCCGCCCATGCAACTCGGCGCCAAGCTGGTGCCGGTATCCGCCAGTATCGGCGTCAGCATCTATCCCGACAATGCCGGCGATATCGACGGTCTGCTCAAACATGCCGATGCGGCGATGTATCAGGCCAAGCAGGCCGGTCGCTCGACCTATCGCTTCTTCAGTGCGGAGATGAACCGCCTCAGCGAGGAGCGACTCGCCTTCAGTACGGCGCTGCGCAATGCCATCGTGCAGGATGCGCTGCGGCTTCACTATCAGCCGCAGGTGCGCGCTGACGGTCGCCTTTACGGTGTCGAGGCGCTGGCCCGCTGGTCCGATCCGGTGCTCGGCGAAGTGCCGCCGTCGAAATTCATCCCGCTCGCGGAAGAATACGGGCTGATCGAGCTGATCGGCACCTGGTCGCTGCGCGAAGCATGCCGGCAGGTCGCGGCCTGGCGCAAAAATGGCGTCGATGTACCCAGCGTCTCGGTCAATCTGTCGCCGATCAACTTCCAGAATGGCGATCTCGCCACGCTGGTCGGCGAGGTGATCGCCGAAAATGGCCTGTCGCCGGACATGCTGATGCTGGAGGTCACCGAAGGCGTGGTGATGAGCGAGCATTCGACCGCCGTCGAGACCATGGAGAAAATTCGCAAGTCCGGCGTGCAGCTATCGATGGATGATTTCGGTACCGGCTATTCCAGCCTCAGCCGTCTCGCGCATCTGCCGATTCGTGAGTTGAAGATCGATCGCAGCTTTATGCGTGGCCTTGAAAGCGAGGCGAGCGCGCTGGCGATTACGCGCGCCATCATCCGCGTCGGCCAGAGCCTCGACATGATCGTGGTCGCCGAGGGCGTGGAGACCGATGGGCAGCGTCGGATTCTCACCGAGCTCGGCTGTGACGTTATCCAGGGCTTCGTCTATTCGCCTGCGCTGCCGGTGCCGGATTTCGAGCTCTGGCTCGCGAGTCACGAAGCGTCGCGTGCCGCCACGACCCTGAGCGATATGCGGCGTCAGGCGGAGCGGACGCGCGGCGCCTTGCCCGTCAGGCGAATCCCTTAATCCTCACCGCTTGTCGAGCATCTCGCGCACCTTGCCGCCGAGCGCTGCTTGCGTGATCGGCTTTTGCAGCAGCGACACGCCGGGATCGAGCCGGCCCTGATGCACGATGGCGTTGCGCGAATAGCCTGTCATGAACAACACTTTCAGTTTCGGCTGCCGCTTCTGCATCTCGTCGGCCAGCAGTCGCCCGTTCATGCCGGGCATCACGATATCGGTCAGCAGCAGGTCGAACGGTTCGGGGTCAGCGGCAAAATCCGCCAGCGCTGCGTCGGCATTGCCGGCCTCGCGGACCTGATAGTTGAGACCTTCCAGCGTCTCGACCAGGTAGGACCGCACATCCGGATCGTCCTCCACGATCATCACAGTCTCGTTGCCGTTGCTGCCGACGATGCGCCTCTCGATCTCGGTCGATTGCTCCGTATGCTGTCTGCTGCGCGGCAGATAGACCTTGATGGTCGTGCCTTCGCCGACCTCGCTATAGATCTTCACATGGCCGCCGGATTGCTTGACGAAACCGTAGACCTGACTCAGGCCGAGACCGGTGCCCTGTCCGGGCTCCTTGGTGGTGAAGAACGGATCGAAGGCGCGCTCCTGCACGTCCTTTGGCATGCCCGGGCCGGTATCCGTCACCGAGATCAGGACATACTGCCCGATGACGACATCGGAATTCTGCAGGGCGTAGATCTCGTCGATAAAAGCGTTGCTGGTTTCGATCGTCAATTTGCCCGAGCCGGCCATAGCGTCGCGTGCATTGACCACGAGATTGAGGATGGCGGCTTCCATCTGGCTCGGATCGACCTCGACCTGCCACAGCCCGGCGCCGCCGACGATTTCGAGATCGATGTTCTCGCTCAATGTGCGCTGGAAGAAGTCCGACATGCCGTGGAGCGATCCATTGACATTGATGGTCTTCGGGTCGAGCGGCTGCTTGCGTGCGAAGGCGAGCAGGCGCTGCGTCAGCACCACGGCGCGCTGCGCGCCGCCGGCCGCGCTGGCAATGACGCGCCTGAGGCGATCGCGCGACGATTCCGTCCAGGTCGAGATGCTGTGCTCGGCGATTTCGAGATTGCCGATGATGATGGTCAGCAGATTGTTGAAGTCATGAGCGACACCGCCGGTGAGGTGGCCGATCGCTTCCATCTTGTGCGTATGGCGCAGCATGTCCTCGGCTTCGCGCCGGTGCCGGCCTTCCTCGATCAGCGCCAGTTCGGTTTCGCGCAATTGCGCAGGCGAGGGGATCGCCAGTAGTCGTGGCAGCAGTGGCCAGAGAATCGCTGCGGTGACGACCGAGGCGATGGCGGTGATCGCCTTGAGGATTCCTTCGGCGCCATAGGCCGGAACCCACAGCGTGTAGATCGACATCACATGAGTCAGGCCGCAGGCCATGATGAAGAGCGCGAAGGCCCAGAAGATCCAGCCGAACTCCACATCGCGGCGCTTCCAGACGAAGATTGTGAGGACGATGGGGATCGAGAAATAGGCCGCGGCGATCAGTGCGTCCGAGCCGACGTGAAGCCAGATCAGGCCGGGATCCCACAGCAGGCAAATGCCGTGCGGGGCAAACATGGAACTATCGAGAAAGTTCTTGAGTGATGCCCACATCGCCTGCCCCTGCCGATAGCTGGTATCGTGGAACCAGCGTGACTGGGCGGTGTGGAGGCGTCAAGCGTGAGCGCAATTGCGAACGGGGCTTATCTCCCGCCGAATGCGCTGCGGGGATTTGCGAGTTCGGTGAGGGCGCCGATGATCTGGTGCTGGCGATAGGGTTTGGCAATGAAGCGGCCGCCATCCGGCAGGTCGCGTTCGCCTATCCTGAAGTGGCCTGATGTCGCGATGATGCGAATGGGCGGCCAGCGATTGGCGACCGCATGGGCGAGCTTGAGCCCGTTCATCGAGCCGGGCATGTCGATATCGGTAAAGATGATGCGGATATCGTTGCGCGCTTCGAGCACGCGGATCGCGGCGTCAGCGTCCGGCGCCTCGATCACCCGGAAACCGGCGTCCTCGATCATCTCGACCGCAAACATGCGCAGCAGCACGTCGTCCTCGACGACCAGGACGGTGGCGGGGAGGGTGGCGTTGTTTACGGCAGCGTCTTGGGCCATGGGATTTGAACCTTGATCGCCGGTTCCATGGGCCGCAGGGCCGGGATGGTTCGGGTCGAAAGCGTCGGTCAGTCTAAACGTGATCAATCCAATACGAATATAGGTCGCGTAAAAACTGTTTTGGTTCGCATGTCTTTGCTAAGCGAGCTGCTCGTGCTTTCGTTCCGCCGCCTGCGAAAAAAAATCGTGAAGATGACGGAAATCCGCGGCGGCCGCCGGGTCAGTCGTTCTTGCGCCCGGCATCGGTGCGGTCGCGGACTGTCTTGAACACACCATGCGCCGTGGCGACCACGTGATCGTTCACACTGACCTCGGTGCTCATGAAGATCAGGCTCTTGGTGGCGCGCACGACCTTCGGCCGGGAGATCATCAGGTCGCCGATCCGCGCGGCATCGACGAAATAAGTATCCATCTGGACCGTGGCGAGCGCCTCGACCCCTGCAGCCTCGCGCGCCGCCATGCCGCAGCTCCGGTCGGCCAGCGTCATCACCGCCCCGCCCTGAACCACGCCGCGGCGGTTGCGGTGCTTGTCCTGGCCGAGAATGGCGAATTCATTGATGCCATCGACGATCCGGTGCCACATCGGGCCGACGAAATGGATGAACCCGTCATCGTCCATGATGCGCCAGCCGGCGGCTTCGAGGTCAGCATAGGCCGCGTCAGTCGCCGCATCAGTCATGGATTTTCCTTCTTGCGAGATATCGATGGGCTGGAGGGAGTGATGCTAGGTCATACAAAAGCGCGGGACGGGTGGATAGGACGTCGCGGCGAGGGGGCGCGTCGCAATCTGCATGGCTCGTCGTCGGCGAAGCTGGCAGAGCGTGAACCCCGCCACTCCATTTGGAGTGGCGGGGAAGCCCGATTTACACACGTCATTCCGGGGCAGGACGGACCGCACAGCGGGCCGGACTGAACCCGGAATCCCCGAGTGTTTTGCGCTGTCTGGAGATTCCCATGCTGAGATTCCGGGGTCGCGATACGCCGCCTTCGGCGCCTCCTCGCGCCCCGGAATGACGGGTATGGAACGGCAGGACAGTGCTTAAACATTTTTTCCTATCTCCCGTTGACAGCATCTCCATCAGGTTTATATTCCCCTTTGTCCTGCCCCACCGAGAGGGGCGATCGCGATCGTCACGTTCGCGGGGCTGGATGCGGTGGACGCCGGAGATGCGGCGTTACGCGGTTCACGGGTGACGTCTGTCTTCGGGCAGGACGGATCTGCGCCAGCACTGCCACTGGCAAGGAGACGGCCGGCCTTCGGATGGAAAGACCCTCTGGACAGTGTGACGGACGACCAAATCGAAACGCGTCCGGCTTACTCGCTTGAGGCTCCCTGTCCCTCCGCCGTGGGACCATCATTTTGGTGATCGGACCGTTCGCCAAGGCAAAGTGCAAGCAGGCTGAAAAAACACCGCAGGCGGAACGTCGGGCACTTGCTCGGCGCCTCCGAAAGTCCTGATGCACTCTCAATTGCGGAAGACCGCATTCGCATCAGGCCCAAGGGTGCAACGGGCACCCGGCGTTCCGCACGCCCTCTCACAGGAGGGTGGGAATGCAAGCGACGACGGCGCCCCCGCGCCGCAAACAATGGGGGCGATGACGCATGTCTGAAGAGCAGTGGCTGTTTGAAATTTGAAAAGAGAAAGCGTCCCCGCTCGTCATTCCGGGGCAGGCCGGGCCGCGAAGCGGGCCGGAATGAGCCCGGAATCTTGAGGTGGCTTGGCGTTGTCGAGACACTCCCATGTCGAGATTCCGGGCTCGGCCTCGGCGCCTGCGGCGTCGATCCCGCCCCGGAATGACGAATACTCCCTACACCTTCACCATCCGCTTGCCGCGGTTCTCACCGGCCAGCAAACCGATCAGTGCCTGCGGCGTGTTCTCCAGCCCATCGATGACGTCTTCCTGCACCTTGAGCTTGCCCGCGGCGACCCAGGACTGCAGATCCGTCAGGGCCTTTTCGCGCTGGTTCATATAGTCCATCACGATGAAGCCCTGCATGATCAGGCGTTTCACCACGATGAGACCGGGCACGCCGCGCGGGCCGGTCGCAGAGGGCGCGCCGTCATATTGCGAGATGGCGCCGCAGCAGGCGATGCGGCCGTTGAGATTCATTTGTGCGAGACACGCCTCGAGAATGTCGCCGCCGACATTGTCGAAATAGACGTCGATGCCACTGGGAGCAGCCGCCTTCAGCGCCTTGAACACCGCGCCGTCCTTGTAGTCCACCGCAGCATCGAAGCCGAGTTCTTTGGTCAGCCAGTCGCACTTGTCCTTGCCGCCGGCGATGCCGATCACACGGCAGCCCTTGATCTTGGCGATCTGGCCGACGATGGAGCCGACCGAGCCTGCCGCCGCCGAGACGACGACGGTCTCGCCTGCCTTGGGCTTGCCGACATCGAGCAGCCCGAAATAGGCGGTGAGGCCGGCAATGCCATAGACGCTGAGCAGATGCGTCATCGGCTCCATCTTCGGCATTTTGTTGAGATGCTTGGCTGGCACCGCCGCGTAATTCTGCCAGCCGGTGTCGCCGAACACGATGTCACCCGGCTTCAGCGCAGGCGACTTCGAGGACACGACTTCGGCAATGCCGCCGCCCGCCATCACCGTATTGGCCTCGACAGCCGCGCGATAGGTCGCGCCATGCATCCATGCGCGATTGGCGGCATCGAGCGAGATGTAACGCACGCGCAGCAGCGCTTCGCCATCCTTCGGCTCGGGAATCGGGCCCTTTGATAGTTTGAAATGCTCGGGCCCCAATTTTCCTGTGGGCTTTTCGACGAGCAGCACCTGATGATTGACGGTGTCGGTCATGGCCGTTGTCTCCCTGTTTCTTCCTTTGTCGAAACTTGTTGCAGTCGCCGCGTACAAAACAATCAGGCTGCACAGTTTTTGTAGTTGGCGATGACGCTATGCGGCAGCGCGGCAATCCACAACGGCTATTTACCGCCTGATGATACCGAAACGGTACGCGGCTGACGAAGCTGGTTGCGTGCCCTGATCAATATGACAGACTGTCGCAGTTGGGAATGTGTAACGGGGGTCGGTATGTCGAACAGGTTTACGCAATACATTCTGATCGCGATGGCGCTGGGCATCGTGATGGGCTCGTTGGTTTTCAACTATTTGCCCGATAGCCGTGTCGAGATCGCGGCCGACGTCAATCTGATCGCCATGTTGTTTCTGCGCCTGATCAAGATGATCATCGCGCCCCTGGTCTTCGCCACGCTGGTCGGCGGCATCGCTCATATGGGCTCGGGCTCCAAGCTCGGCCGCATCTTCGCCAAGACCATGGGCTGGTTCGTCAGCGCCTCCTTCATCTCGCTGCTGCTCGGCCTCGTGATGGTCAACCTGTTGCAGCCCGGCGCGAATTTCCCGGGAACGCTGCCGGCTGCGGGGCAATCGACGGGCCTGCCGGTGTCGGCTTTCTCCATCGAGAAATTCCTGACCCATCTGATCCCGACCTCTATCGCGGATGCGATGGCGCAGAACGAGATCCTGCAGATCGTCATCTTCGCCATCTTCTTCGCCGTTGCCATGGGCGCGATGCCGGAACGCTCCAAGCCGATGTTGGCGCTGATCGATGACCTCGGTCACATCATGCTGAAAGTGACAGGCTATGTGATGCTGTTCGCGCCGCTGGCGGTGTGGGCGGCGATCATGGCGACCGTATCGAAGAACGGTCTCGGCGTACTCTGGAAGCTGATCGTCTTCATGGGCGGCTTCTATCTGTCGCTGGCGATCCTGTGGGCGATCCTCATCGTCGTCGGCTTTGTCGTCATCGGCCCGCGCTACAGCCATCTGCTGCGGCTGATCCGCGAGCCGCTGATGATCGCCTTCTCCACGGCAAGTTCGGAAGCCGCCTATCCGAAGACGCTGGAAGGCCTCAACCGCTTTGGCGCCTCGTCGCGCATCTCAAGTTTCGTGCTGCCGCTGGGCTATTCGTTCAATCTCGACGGCACGATGATGTACTGCACCTTCGCGAGCATCTTCATCGCGCAGACCTATCACATCGAGATGTCGCTCGGCACGCAGCTCGCGATGCTGGCGACGCTGATGATCACCTCGAAGGGCGTGGCCGGTGTGCCGCGTGCGTCCCTGGTGGTGATCGCGTCGACGCTCAGCCAGTTCAACATTCCGGAAGCCGGATTGTTGATGATCATGGGCATCGACACCTTCCTCGATATGGGCCGCAGCGCCACCAATGTGATCGGCAATTCGCTGGCCACGGCCGTGGTCGCGAAATGGGAGGGCGAACTCGCGCCCGAACATGAGCTGGGTCCCGACGATGTGGTGCCTGGCGACATGATTCCCGGAGAAATCCCCGCCCTCGGACATGGTTGAGGTGCGTGATGCGCTACTATCTGACCGGTTCGATCACCGGGCTGCTGGCAACTCTGCTGCTGGCGACGGCTGCGCAGGCGCAAGCGCCTGCGGAAGGGCTTAGCCCGACGCTGGCGGCGATCAAGAAGGCACATGTGGTCAAACTCGGCTACCGCGAGAGCTCGCCGCCATTCTCGTTCCTCGACCAGGCGGGCCGGCCGATCGGCTACAGTCTCGAACTCTGCGAGGCCATCGTTGAGGATATCGGCATCGAGGTCGACGATCCCCAGCTCAAGATCGAATATGTAAAAGTGACGTCGGACGATCGCATTCCCGCGGTGGTCGACGGCAAGATCGATCTCGAATGCGGCTCGACCACGGCCAATGCCGAACGGCGCAGGCAGGTCGCGTTCTCGCCGCTGATGTTCGTCGCCGGCACCAAGCTGATGGTGCCGAAAACCACGACGGGCACCGCGCCGACCGACTTCAAGGGCAAGACCATCGTCGTCACCAAAGGCACCACCAACGAACAGGCGATGCATGCGGTCGACAAGAAGTTCAATCTCGGCCTCAACATCGTGGTCTCGCCCGACCACGAACAGAGCTACCAGATGCTGGTCGACGGCAAGGCCGATGCGTTTGCGACGGACGATATCCTGCTGTCGGGCCTGATCGCGCGGCACAAGTCACAGGATAAGTATCGTGTTGTCGGCGATTACCTGTCCTACGATCCCTACGGCATCATGTTCCGCAAGGGCGAGAAGCAATTGAGTGACGTCGTCGAGCGTACCTTTCGGCGGCTCGGCTCCAACCGCGATCTGATCCCGCTCTACAACAAATGGTTCGTCGCCCGCCTGCCGACCGGCGAGCGCATGGGCGTCTCGATCTCGCCGCAGCTGGAAGAGAGCTTCAAGGTCCTGGACGACTCAGCGGGCGGGACGAATTGAGGCTTAGCGTTCTGCATTAGGTCCGCGGTACTATCAAATGTCGTCCCCGCGAAGGCGGGGACCCATAACCTCCGAGCCTGAGGTTAGAAACTGCCGTAGCCACGGTGCTAAATCTTTTAATCGGCGTGTATGGGTCCCCGCCTTCGCGGGGACGACAGCCGAGAGGCCGCTTAATCTCTCAAAAAAACACCAGATCCTGCGCCTTGCCGCCGCGCAGCACCGTCGCATATTCGATCGCCGCGAACAGTCCACCCGCCACATAGATCTTGCGCGGCACGGCGCGCGCCAGTTGCTGGCTGAGGCGCACCGCGTCTTCCATGGCATTGGCCACATGAATGCGCGCCGCCGGATGAGCCTTGCGCGCGGCAGCGCCGACCACGCGCGCGTCTGCGCCCTTGTGATAGGCGCGGGTACAGACGATCGTATCGAAGACGGGCGCGAGATGCTTGGCGATATCATCGACATTCTTGTCGCCGGAGACACCGAGCACGAGCAACCAGTTGTCGTCGCCATGGATGGCGCGAAGGCTCTTCAGGGCTTGTGCGACGCCATCAGGCGTATGGCCGACATCGATGACGGTCAGGGGATCGCGCTGAACGATCTCGAGCCGTCCCGGCCATCTGGTATCGCGCAGCCCGGTCCGAACCGCGAGATCGATGGCGCTGGTGGTCGCATCCGGATGCATGCGCTGCATCCAGAGAATGAACAGCGCAGCCGCGATGGCGGCGTTGTTGAGTTGGAACTCGCCGGCCAGCATGAGTTCGAGCGCGCGCAGATCGAATGCGCCCAGCCGGCAGTTGAAGGCCTGGGCCTTGGCTGACGCAAAGACGTTGCTGATCGTGATCTCGTCGCCGATATGCAGGCCGGTGACGTTGCGGTTGCGGTTGTACTCGGCGAGATTGCCGCGCATGGGCAGGCAGTTCTCGCCATAGACGACGGTGCCGCCCGAGATACACGCATCGCTCTTGTCGCAGGCGATCAGCTCCAGCGAGTTGCCGAGCAGGTTGACGTGTTCGAGATCGACCGAGGTGACGCAGGTGATGTCGGCGCCGACCAGCCGAACCGGATCGTAGCGTCCGCCAATGCCCGCCTCGAACACGGCGAATTCGCATTCGGTCTCCTGGAAATACAGGCAGGCCAGCGCGAACTGAGCCTCGAAGGCGCCGAAGGTCTCATGCAGCGTGTGCTGCTTGAGATCGGCGATGGCGGTGGCGACACGCAGTACGAGGGCTTCCAGCAATTCGTCATCGACAGGCACGCCGTCAATCTGGAAGCGCTCGTTGAAGCGATAGAGATGCGGTGACGTGAACAGGCCCGTTCGCAGGCCGAAAGCACGTCCGATGCTGGCGCAGAATGCCGCGGTCGAGCCCTTGCCGTTGGAGCCGGTGACGACCACGGAATGTCTGCGCAGCCTGATGCGGTCGATGGACAGCGCATCGAGCAGCATCGCCAGCCGGGCGAGGCAGAGGCCGTCGCCATATTTGGGCAGGTTAAACATCGAGCAGGCCGATCGCC
It contains:
- a CDS encoding ATP-binding protein, whose translation is MFAPHGICLLWDPGLIWLHVGSDALIAAAYFSIPIVLTIFVWKRRDVEFGWIFWAFALFIMACGLTHVMSIYTLWVPAYGAEGILKAITAIASVVTAAILWPLLPRLLAIPSPAQLRETELALIEEGRHRREAEDMLRHTHKMEAIGHLTGGVAHDFNNLLTIIIGNLEIAEHSISTWTESSRDRLRRVIASAAGGAQRAVVLTQRLLAFARKQPLDPKTINVNGSLHGMSDFFQRTLSENIDLEIVGGAGLWQVEVDPSQMEAAILNLVVNARDAMAGSGKLTIETSNAFIDEIYALQNSDVVIGQYVLISVTDTGPGMPKDVQERAFDPFFTTKEPGQGTGLGLSQVYGFVKQSGGHVKIYSEVGEGTTIKVYLPRSRQHTEQSTEIERRIVGSNGNETVMIVEDDPDVRSYLVETLEGLNYQVREAGNADAALADFAADPEPFDLLLTDIVMPGMNGRLLADEMQKRQPKLKVLFMTGYSRNAIVHQGRLDPGVSLLQKPITQAALGGKVREMLDKR
- a CDS encoding EAL domain-containing protein; this encodes MPTSPVGQPSEAAKALFSAFEQAVDPVVITGVDNQIRHFNAAAERMWGYHRDEVVGRQISVLVPPDVREHLDGAIAAKSAMDPRTAVKGRREFRLSRKDGSEAWGAFSISRVDYAGKTLYINFIRDVTDDVRDREQNTLMALVAEKTDRVVMVSKRDMTIVYVNDAFTELFGYTLAEAMGKHPRDLLTGEYTDNETLERFHAQIDAEGHGQEDILVYDKDGHEIWISSTVNAGRNEAGEVEHLVAVLADITESKQINSLQHHVLENLANDMPVVDVIGDLCHRVEAIAPDIVSSVLHVDADGRLHPLGGPSLPPAFAPIIDGIAIGPDVGSCGAAAFLGHAVLATDIATDPRWLPYNTLPLEAGLRACWSTPIKARDGRVIGAFAFYFHEMRGPTRWHQTIVDACVHLCALAIERHEARSEIARLAYFDALTGLPNRAQLRQILTGLIDKSKPRDRIAVMFLDIDHFKDVNDTLGHSIGDELLVTVTQRLCRQIRPADTLSRQGGDEFVIVLPNCDVEGAALIASRLLETLLPPMQLGAKLVPVSASIGVSIYPDNAGDIDGLLKHADAAMYQAKQAGRSTYRFFSAEMNRLSEERLAFSTALRNAIVQDALRLHYQPQVRADGRLYGVEALARWSDPVLGEVPPSKFIPLAEEYGLIELIGTWSLREACRQVAAWRKNGVDVPSVSVNLSPINFQNGDLATLVGEVIAENGLSPDMLMLEVTEGVVMSEHSTAVETMEKIRKSGVQLSMDDFGTGYSSLSRLAHLPIRELKIDRSFMRGLESEASALAITRAIIRVGQSLDMIVVAEGVETDGQRRILTELGCDVIQGFVYSPALPVPDFELWLASHEASRAATTLSDMRRQAERTRGALPVRRIP
- a CDS encoding PaaI family thioesterase, giving the protein MTDAATDAAYADLEAAGWRIMDDDGFIHFVGPMWHRIVDGINEFAILGQDKHRNRRGVVQGGAVMTLADRSCGMAAREAAGVEALATVQMDTYFVDAARIGDLMISRPKVVRATKSLIFMSTEVSVNDHVVATAHGVFKTVRDRTDAGRKND
- a CDS encoding NADP-dependent oxidoreductase, translating into MTDTVNHQVLLVEKPTGKLGPEHFKLSKGPIPEPKDGEALLRVRYISLDAANRAWMHGATYRAAVEANTVMAGGGIAEVVSSKSPALKPGDIVFGDTGWQNYAAVPAKHLNKMPKMEPMTHLLSVYGIAGLTAYFGLLDVGKPKAGETVVVSAAAGSVGSIVGQIAKIKGCRVIGIAGGKDKCDWLTKELGFDAAVDYKDGAVFKALKAAAPSGIDVYFDNVGGDILEACLAQMNLNGRIACCGAISQYDGAPSATGPRGVPGLIVVKRLIMQGFIVMDYMNQREKALTDLQSWVAAGKLKVQEDVIDGLENTPQALIGLLAGENRGKRMVKV
- a CDS encoding dicarboxylate/amino acid:cation symporter → MSNRFTQYILIAMALGIVMGSLVFNYLPDSRVEIAADVNLIAMLFLRLIKMIIAPLVFATLVGGIAHMGSGSKLGRIFAKTMGWFVSASFISLLLGLVMVNLLQPGANFPGTLPAAGQSTGLPVSAFSIEKFLTHLIPTSIADAMAQNEILQIVIFAIFFAVAMGAMPERSKPMLALIDDLGHIMLKVTGYVMLFAPLAVWAAIMATVSKNGLGVLWKLIVFMGGFYLSLAILWAILIVVGFVVIGPRYSHLLRLIREPLMIAFSTASSEAAYPKTLEGLNRFGASSRISSFVLPLGYSFNLDGTMMYCTFASIFIAQTYHIEMSLGTQLAMLATLMITSKGVAGVPRASLVVIASTLSQFNIPEAGLLMIMGIDTFLDMGRSATNVIGNSLATAVVAKWEGELAPEHELGPDDVVPGDMIPGEIPALGHG
- a CDS encoding amino acid ABC transporter substrate-binding protein, which produces MRYYLTGSITGLLATLLLATAAQAQAPAEGLSPTLAAIKKAHVVKLGYRESSPPFSFLDQAGRPIGYSLELCEAIVEDIGIEVDDPQLKIEYVKVTSDDRIPAVVDGKIDLECGSTTANAERRRQVAFSPLMFVAGTKLMVPKTTTGTAPTDFKGKTIVVTKGTTNEQAMHAVDKKFNLGLNIVVSPDHEQSYQMLVDGKADAFATDDILLSGLIARHKSQDKYRVVGDYLSYDPYGIMFRKGEKQLSDVVERTFRRLGSNRDLIPLYNKWFVARLPTGERMGVSISPQLEESFKVLDDSAGGTN
- a CDS encoding response regulator, producing the protein MAQDAAVNNATLPATVLVVEDDVLLRMFAVEMIEDAGFRVIEAPDADAAIRVLEARNDIRIIFTDIDMPGSMNGLKLAHAVANRWPPIRIIATSGHFRIGERDLPDGGRFIAKPYRQHQIIGALTELANPRSAFGGR